One region of Thiomonas intermedia genomic DNA includes:
- a CDS encoding MDR family oxidoreductase: MFTAWRLDQTDQGFKAALGPCEDSELPDGDVTVAVEYSTLNYKDALALTNRGPVVRRWPMVPGIDGAGTVLESTHPDWHPGDRWLLNGWGVGETHWGCLSQRARLRADWLIPLPKAFTARQAMALGTAGYTAALCVLALERQGVSPSQGSVLVTGASGGVGSVAVALLAEAGWTVAASTGKLQEEAYLRALGASEIIDRNTLSSPGKPLQKERWAAVVDTVGSHTLANACAQTCWGGVVAACGLAGGMDFPTTVAPFILRGITLAGIDSVMQPRAARTQAWQRLSERLDGSMLDRITQEVPLDQAAAAAQTLLDGRVRGRIVVKI, translated from the coding sequence ATGTTTACCGCTTGGCGACTCGATCAAACCGATCAGGGCTTCAAGGCTGCATTGGGCCCGTGCGAAGACAGCGAGCTGCCCGACGGGGACGTGACCGTCGCGGTGGAGTATTCCACGCTGAACTACAAGGATGCCCTGGCGCTGACCAACCGCGGGCCAGTCGTGAGGCGATGGCCGATGGTGCCTGGAATCGACGGGGCGGGAACCGTCCTCGAAAGCACGCACCCGGATTGGCATCCGGGCGACCGCTGGCTGCTCAACGGTTGGGGCGTCGGCGAAACGCATTGGGGGTGCCTGAGCCAGCGGGCACGCTTGCGGGCGGACTGGTTGATTCCCTTGCCCAAGGCTTTCACGGCGCGTCAGGCCATGGCCTTGGGGACGGCTGGCTACACCGCTGCATTGTGCGTGCTGGCGCTGGAGCGACAGGGCGTCTCGCCCTCCCAGGGCAGCGTGCTGGTTACCGGCGCGAGCGGCGGCGTGGGCAGCGTGGCGGTGGCGTTACTGGCTGAAGCGGGCTGGACGGTCGCAGCCTCGACCGGCAAGTTGCAGGAAGAGGCCTACTTGCGCGCACTCGGAGCCTCCGAGATCATCGACCGCAACACCCTGTCGTCTCCGGGCAAGCCGCTGCAGAAGGAACGGTGGGCCGCGGTGGTGGATACGGTGGGCAGCCACACCCTGGCCAATGCCTGTGCTCAGACCTGCTGGGGCGGGGTGGTGGCCGCCTGCGGGCTGGCGGGCGGCATGGATTTTCCGACCACGGTGGCGCCCTTCATTCTCCGTGGCATCACGTTGGCCGGCATTGACAGCGTGATGCAGCCGCGAGCCGCCCGGACCCAGGCATGGCAGAGGCTGAGCGAGCGGCTCGACGGCTCCATGCTTGACCGGATCACGCAGGAAGTCCCGCTCGATCAGGCCGCGGCGGCTGCGCAGACCCTGCTGGATGGCCGCGTGCGGGGACGCATCGTCGTGAAAATCTGA
- a CDS encoding propionate--CoA ligase: MADGTYVDFYRRSVDSPELFWAEQAQAIDWHRPWDAVLDRSKPPFAAWFAGGLTNLCHNAVDRHLAGRADQPALVYVSTETGEERIYSYADLHREVQVMAASLQSLDVGQGDRVLIYMPMIPEAVFAMLACARLGAVHSVVFGGFASVSLAARIDDARPKAIISADAGSRAGKIMAYKPLLDEALRLSQHPPAQVVMVDRGLVGWAREALCDISYADLRVQHADAQVPCVWVESTHPSYILYTSGTTGKPKGVQRDTGGYAVALHLSMRTVFGGKAGETFFCTSDIGWVVGHSYIVYAPLLCGMTTILYEGTPIRPDAAVFWRAVEQYRANLMFSAPTAMRVLKRHDPALLHRHDLSSLRAIFLAGEPLDEPTGRWVAESLGKPVIDNYWQTETGWPILATPQGFPEVASRLGSPGVSMPGYKVCLRNETDGAPVEVGEKGVLAIDWPLPPGCLQTIWGDDARYVHTYWSTYPNRQVYSTFDWGRQDADGYLYILGRTDDVINVAGHRLGTREIEESISAHPAVAEVAVVGVQDALKGQSAWAFVVLRPGQDDVPAATLQAAIATHVDAQLGAIARPQRICLVTALPKTRSGKLLRRAIQAICEGRDPGDLTTLEDPLALQQIPDAIARA, translated from the coding sequence ATGGCAGACGGGACTTACGTCGATTTTTATCGACGCAGCGTCGATTCGCCAGAATTGTTCTGGGCCGAGCAGGCGCAGGCCATCGACTGGCATCGGCCCTGGGATGCAGTGCTCGATCGCAGCAAGCCGCCGTTCGCTGCATGGTTTGCCGGGGGCTTGACCAATCTCTGTCACAACGCGGTCGATCGGCATCTCGCTGGGCGCGCCGATCAACCGGCGCTGGTCTACGTGTCGACCGAAACCGGCGAGGAGCGCATCTACAGCTATGCCGACCTGCACCGCGAAGTGCAGGTCATGGCGGCGAGCCTGCAGAGTCTCGATGTGGGTCAGGGCGATCGCGTGCTGATCTATATGCCGATGATTCCCGAGGCGGTTTTCGCCATGCTGGCCTGTGCGCGCCTGGGCGCGGTGCATTCCGTGGTGTTCGGCGGGTTCGCCTCGGTGAGCCTGGCGGCTCGGATCGACGACGCGCGTCCCAAGGCCATCATCAGTGCCGATGCGGGTTCGCGGGCGGGCAAGATCATGGCGTACAAACCTCTGCTCGACGAGGCTCTGCGTCTGTCGCAACATCCGCCGGCGCAGGTCGTCATGGTCGATCGCGGACTGGTCGGCTGGGCGCGCGAGGCCTTGTGCGACATCAGCTATGCCGATCTGCGGGTGCAGCACGCCGATGCGCAAGTGCCCTGCGTCTGGGTCGAGTCCACCCATCCGAGCTACATCCTCTACACCTCGGGCACCACGGGCAAACCCAAGGGGGTGCAGCGTGATACCGGGGGGTATGCCGTGGCCCTGCATCTTTCGATGCGAACGGTGTTTGGCGGAAAGGCGGGTGAGACCTTCTTCTGCACCAGCGACATCGGCTGGGTCGTCGGCCACAGTTACATCGTCTACGCGCCATTGCTCTGCGGGATGACCACCATCCTGTACGAGGGCACGCCCATCCGTCCCGACGCCGCCGTGTTCTGGCGGGCGGTGGAGCAATATCGGGCCAACCTGATGTTCTCAGCACCGACGGCGATGCGTGTGCTCAAACGTCATGATCCGGCCTTACTGCATCGGCACGATCTCTCCAGCCTGCGTGCCATCTTCTTGGCGGGGGAGCCGCTGGACGAGCCCACCGGGCGCTGGGTGGCCGAGTCCCTGGGCAAGCCGGTGATCGATAACTACTGGCAGACGGAGACGGGCTGGCCCATTCTGGCGACCCCGCAGGGGTTTCCGGAGGTGGCGTCGCGTCTCGGTTCGCCTGGGGTCTCGATGCCCGGGTACAAGGTCTGCCTGCGCAACGAAACCGATGGCGCCCCGGTCGAGGTCGGCGAGAAAGGCGTCCTGGCCATCGACTGGCCACTACCCCCTGGATGTCTGCAAACCATCTGGGGCGATGATGCCCGGTATGTTCATACTTACTGGAGTACATACCCCAACAGGCAGGTGTATTCGACTTTCGACTGGGGGCGCCAGGATGCGGACGGCTATCTCTACATCCTCGGTCGTACCGACGACGTCATCAACGTGGCCGGTCACCGGCTCGGCACCCGCGAGATCGAAGAAAGCATCAGCGCGCATCCAGCAGTGGCCGAAGTGGCCGTGGTCGGCGTGCAGGATGCGCTCAAAGGCCAGTCCGCCTGGGCCTTCGTGGTGCTCCGCCCGGGGCAGGATGATGTTCCCGCAGCGACGCTGCAAGCGGCCATTGCCACCCACGTCGATGCCCAACTGGGTGCCATTGCGCGGCCCCAGCGCATCTGTCTGGTCACGGCGCTGCCCAAGACGCGCTCAGGCAAATTGTTGCGGCGCGCCATCCAGGCAATCTGCGAGGGGCGCGACCCTGGCGACCTCACTACACTGGAAGACCCGCTTGCCCTCCAGCAAATTCCTGATGCAATTGCACGCGCCTGA
- a CDS encoding ArsR/SmtB family transcription factor, with the protein MPQNDTLPELVTSPADDLSVDADRVFDSAAELFGVLATPLRLRILNSICTGEKSVTEIMDSVDSTQPNVSQHLKVLYQAGVVAKRRVGNLVYYRVQSEKAVQLCRTVCTQIAIELDDPESVSQTDRLARRAY; encoded by the coding sequence ATGCCACAAAATGACACGCTCCCGGAACTGGTGACGTCGCCCGCAGATGATCTCTCGGTCGATGCGGACCGGGTGTTCGATTCCGCCGCAGAGCTCTTCGGCGTCCTCGCCACCCCCCTGCGCTTGCGCATCCTCAATTCCATCTGTACAGGCGAAAAAAGCGTGACAGAAATCATGGACTCGGTCGATTCGACCCAGCCCAATGTGTCCCAGCATCTCAAGGTGTTGTATCAAGCCGGTGTCGTCGCCAAGCGCCGCGTCGGCAATCTGGTTTATTACCGTGTGCAGAGCGAGAAGGCAGTGCAGTTGTGCCGGACCGTGTGTACTCAAATTGCCATCGAGCTCGATGATCCCGAATCGGTTTCGCAGACGGATCGCCTGGCTCGACGTGCCTACTAA
- the soxC gene encoding sulfite dehydrogenase: MSDYTKKLGRLRKAPENFLSAEQIAQVQGGRRDFLRKAFLTASATMAAGGAANVYAADRPDWEGDKGSKFILKEQEWRTTLGAPVNEPPYGMPSKYEKDLVRRISPGLAAVNQANVAFAPLQGMFGIVTPAGLHFNRSHQGWYDINPEDFRFMVMGEKNLIKNPKVYTVGDIMRMQPVSRFHFIECGANSAMEWGNVALPTVQYTHGMVSCSEFTGVPLIDILEDCGADLKGVRFIMAEGADGSTENRTIPMSLVLSGEVLVAYGQNGEMLRPENGYPLRLVVPGVEGVSNIKYLRRIKLGTQPFATKDETVGYVDLMPDGRLRQYTSVMEVKSVITSPSGGQVLLDKGLYNVSGLAWSGRGKIKRVDVSFDGGVNWQPARLEGPIQSKAFTRFNVPWVWKGQVAFMQSRAIDETGMVQPTYEELRKVRGTRSVYHNNAIQTWQVEENGDVRNVQLANS; this comes from the coding sequence ATGAGTGACTACACAAAAAAGCTAGGCCGGCTGCGTAAAGCACCGGAAAACTTCCTGAGCGCTGAGCAGATCGCCCAGGTTCAGGGAGGTCGCCGCGACTTTTTGCGTAAAGCGTTCCTGACGGCCAGCGCCACCATGGCCGCTGGTGGCGCCGCGAACGTCTATGCAGCTGATCGCCCGGACTGGGAGGGCGATAAGGGCAGCAAGTTCATTCTGAAAGAGCAAGAGTGGCGCACCACTCTGGGTGCTCCGGTGAACGAGCCGCCTTACGGCATGCCCTCCAAGTATGAAAAAGACCTGGTGCGGCGTATCAGCCCGGGTCTGGCTGCTGTGAACCAGGCCAACGTGGCGTTCGCGCCGCTGCAGGGTATGTTTGGTATCGTCACGCCGGCGGGTCTGCACTTCAACCGTTCACACCAAGGCTGGTACGACATCAACCCGGAAGACTTCCGCTTCATGGTGATGGGTGAGAAGAATCTCATCAAGAACCCCAAGGTCTATACCGTGGGCGACATCATGCGCATGCAGCCGGTGTCGCGCTTCCACTTCATCGAATGCGGCGCCAACTCCGCGATGGAATGGGGCAACGTGGCCCTGCCCACCGTGCAATACACGCACGGCATGGTGTCCTGCTCCGAGTTCACCGGTGTGCCGCTGATCGACATTCTTGAAGATTGCGGCGCCGATCTGAAGGGCGTGCGCTTCATCATGGCCGAAGGTGCCGACGGCTCCACCGAGAACCGCACCATTCCGATGTCGCTCGTGCTGTCGGGTGAGGTGCTGGTGGCCTATGGCCAAAACGGTGAAATGCTCCGTCCGGAAAACGGCTATCCGCTGCGTCTGGTGGTGCCGGGTGTCGAGGGTGTTTCCAACATCAAGTACCTGCGCCGCATCAAGCTCGGCACCCAGCCTTTCGCCACCAAGGACGAAACCGTGGGCTACGTCGATCTGATGCCGGACGGCCGTCTGCGCCAGTACACCTCGGTGATGGAAGTCAAGTCCGTCATCACCTCGCCGTCGGGCGGCCAGGTGCTGCTCGACAAGGGCCTCTACAACGTCTCGGGCCTGGCATGGTCTGGCCGCGGCAAGATCAAGCGCGTCGACGTTTCCTTCGATGGCGGCGTGAACTGGCAGCCCGCGCGTCTCGAAGGGCCGATTCAGAGCAAGGCCTTCACCCGTTTTAATGTGCCCTGGGTTTGGAAGGGGCAGGTCGCCTTCATGCAGAGCCGTGCGATCGACGAAACCGGCATGGTGCAACCCACCTACGAAGAACTGCGCAAGGTGCGCGGAACCCGGTCCGTCTATCACAACAACGCAATCCAAACCTGGCAAGTTGAAGAAAATGGAGATGTTCGCAATGTCCAACTCGCGAATTCGTAA
- a CDS encoding c-type cytochrome yields the protein MSNSRIRKAALAVILGGVFAGGASLAQAAGAPIHPQVPTKDVKLDAALGRTATPDEIKAWNIDVRPDFQGLPAGSGSVATGTKLWEAKCASCHGDFADSNAVFPPLVGAYQATKQDIKTGRVAKLADTNDGATTIEKLSTVSTLFDYIHRAMPWNEPGSLSWDDTYALVAYLLNLSNVVPGNFVLTRDNVQQVQDMLPNRNGMIWNHGMWPGKEIGNGGIPDTHNKDCMKNCAPAPKITSFIPDFALNNNGNLADQYRTWGPIRGLQTESAAEQEKKAKEKAAAADNPGAKVVALLKDKSCLACHSLGDTKLVGPGYKEVAAKYGGKKDMVAELTTRIIKGGSGVWGSIPMPPQTISEADAKMIAQWIVDGAKQ from the coding sequence ATGTCCAACTCGCGAATTCGTAAAGCCGCGCTGGCGGTCATTCTGGGTGGGGTGTTTGCCGGAGGCGCCTCTCTGGCGCAGGCCGCAGGCGCGCCCATCCATCCCCAAGTCCCTACAAAGGACGTGAAACTCGACGCCGCTCTGGGTCGTACGGCCACGCCCGATGAGATCAAGGCTTGGAACATTGATGTGCGTCCCGACTTCCAGGGCCTGCCCGCAGGGTCCGGCAGTGTAGCGACGGGTACCAAGCTGTGGGAGGCCAAATGCGCATCCTGCCATGGCGACTTCGCGGATTCCAATGCCGTGTTCCCGCCTCTTGTGGGGGCCTACCAGGCCACCAAGCAGGACATCAAGACGGGCCGGGTCGCCAAGCTGGCCGACACAAATGATGGCGCAACCACCATTGAGAAGCTGTCCACGGTTTCCACGTTGTTCGACTACATCCATCGCGCCATGCCATGGAACGAGCCTGGCTCACTGTCCTGGGATGACACCTATGCGCTGGTTGCCTACCTGCTGAATCTGTCCAACGTGGTGCCTGGCAACTTCGTACTGACCCGCGACAACGTGCAGCAGGTTCAGGACATGCTGCCCAACCGCAATGGCATGATCTGGAACCACGGCATGTGGCCCGGCAAGGAGATCGGGAATGGGGGTATCCCGGATACCCACAACAAGGATTGCATGAAAAACTGTGCTCCAGCTCCCAAAATCACCAGCTTCATTCCTGACTTTGCGCTGAACAACAACGGCAACCTCGCGGATCAGTACCGCACCTGGGGTCCGATCCGTGGCTTGCAGACCGAGTCTGCAGCCGAACAGGAAAAGAAAGCAAAAGAAAAAGCTGCGGCAGCCGACAATCCCGGTGCCAAGGTGGTCGCTCTTTTGAAAGACAAGTCCTGCTTGGCTTGCCACAGCCTGGGTGATACCAAGCTCGTCGGGCCGGGTTACAAGGAAGTCGCTGCCAAGTATGGCGGCAAGAAAGACATGGTCGCCGAATTGACCACTCGCATCATCAAGGGCGGTTCAGGTGTTTGGGGCTCCATTCCCATGCCGCCGCAGACCATCAGCGAAGCCGATGCCAAGATGATTGCGCAGTGGATTGTCGACGGCGCGAAGCAGTAA
- the soxY gene encoding thiosulfate oxidation carrier protein SoxY: MNQTRRQVMQIGAGAAALGVAATAGLMPNVALAADAPGWNAPLFEAKSLADVAKIWGGTMTESTDVSIIGPDIAENGAVVPVGVKSNAAGTTQLGIVVEKNPTSLVATFNMTDASVPNVATRIKMAQTSNVYAVAKVGDKLLFSKKEIKVTLGGCGG; this comes from the coding sequence ATGAATCAAACTCGTCGCCAGGTCATGCAGATCGGTGCAGGCGCAGCCGCCCTGGGTGTTGCTGCCACTGCTGGTCTCATGCCCAATGTTGCCCTGGCTGCTGATGCCCCGGGCTGGAACGCTCCCCTGTTCGAGGCCAAGTCGCTTGCCGACGTGGCCAAGATCTGGGGCGGCACGATGACCGAGAGCACCGATGTGTCCATCATCGGCCCAGATATCGCTGAAAACGGCGCCGTCGTGCCCGTGGGTGTCAAGAGCAACGCGGCTGGCACGACACAGCTCGGCATCGTGGTCGAGAAGAACCCCACCTCGCTGGTGGCCACGTTCAACATGACCGATGCGTCCGTGCCCAACGTGGCGACCCGTATCAAGATGGCTCAGACCTCGAATGTCTACGCCGTTGCGAAAGTTGGTGACAAGCTGCTGTTCAGCAAAAAAGAAATCAAGGTCACGCTCGGCGGCTGCGGCGGTTGA
- the soxZ gene encoding thiosulfate oxidation carrier complex protein SoxZ — protein MAFPMRMRANVEGDAVVVRVLMTHPEETGLLKDKAGQIIPAHFIQSVTCKSGDKTVLTCDWGTAISKNPFLEFRFKGGKSGDKVTVSWIDNKGDTSTADTTVS, from the coding sequence ATGGCTTTCCCGATGCGTATGCGGGCGAACGTCGAAGGCGACGCAGTGGTCGTTCGCGTTCTGATGACCCACCCCGAAGAAACCGGCCTGCTGAAAGACAAGGCTGGCCAGATCATTCCCGCCCACTTCATTCAGTCCGTGACCTGCAAGAGCGGTGACAAGACCGTGCTGACCTGCGACTGGGGCACGGCCATCTCCAAGAACCCGTTCCTGGAGTTCCGCTTCAAGGGTGGCAAATCCGGCGACAAGGTGACTGTGTCCTGGATCGATAACAAGGGCGATACGTCCACTGCAGACACCACGGTGTCCTGA
- the soxA gene encoding sulfur oxidation c-type cytochrome SoxA produces the protein MRNRTKKTAILAGVALPAMLWVGGFATQANAASLTNEGNQYLALMNEMGGNPADFNIDDGKKLWAEKRGPKNASMEQCNLGLGPGVLKGAYAQLPRYFADTGKVQDLESRLITCMETLQGFTEQEAEHDAFAKESGNATPLVNMAMYVAHESDNMKIAIPQNTAEEKLAYENGKKLFFYRGGPFSFSCATCHSEKDKRIKISALPDLVDTGPKGAAVSYATWPAYPNSQGVARTLEWRMLACFRQQRFPMPKMTSNAVIDLITYMGVNSNGATLHTPSFKR, from the coding sequence ATGAGAAACCGTACAAAAAAGACGGCCATCTTGGCCGGGGTTGCCTTACCCGCCATGCTGTGGGTCGGAGGATTTGCCACCCAGGCAAATGCGGCCTCACTGACCAATGAAGGCAACCAATACCTTGCCCTGATGAATGAAATGGGCGGTAATCCTGCTGATTTCAACATCGATGACGGCAAAAAACTTTGGGCCGAGAAACGCGGTCCCAAGAATGCTTCGATGGAGCAGTGCAATCTGGGTCTTGGCCCGGGCGTGCTCAAAGGCGCCTATGCACAGCTGCCCCGCTATTTTGCCGACACGGGCAAGGTGCAGGACCTGGAATCACGCCTGATCACCTGCATGGAAACCCTTCAAGGTTTTACCGAGCAGGAGGCTGAGCACGATGCGTTTGCCAAGGAAAGTGGCAATGCAACGCCCTTGGTCAATATGGCGATGTACGTTGCCCACGAATCGGACAACATGAAGATCGCCATTCCCCAGAACACGGCCGAAGAGAAACTGGCGTACGAAAACGGCAAGAAGCTGTTCTTCTACCGAGGTGGTCCTTTCAGCTTCTCCTGTGCGACCTGCCACTCCGAGAAAGACAAGCGGATCAAGATTTCCGCGCTGCCTGATCTCGTCGACACCGGGCCGAAGGGCGCCGCTGTGTCTTACGCGACCTGGCCGGCCTATCCGAACTCGCAAGGTGTTGCCCGTACGCTCGAGTGGCGCATGTTGGCCTGCTTCCGTCAGCAACGCTTCCCCATGCCGAAGATGACGTCCAATGCGGTCATCGACCTGATCACCTACATGGGTGTGAATTCGAACGGCGCGACTTTGCACACGCCGTCGTTCAAGCGCTGA
- the soxX gene encoding sulfur oxidation c-type cytochrome SoxX yields MKRTTLFVLMTAAAGVLGGCAGMNQSASTSGNPFETASFQSVLKNDFAPKGQAKLDRLVQTKQQYECSKYEYLGKPVPADVSKKLESEAMAGIVYPKDGKFLGDWKAGLKIAQDGKGMQWSDDPSKPSGGNCLACHEMVKNDPSQGNIGPSLVDYGKLRGNSEAILKYTWGRIYDSAGFNACSWMPSFGAHKILTEQQMKDVMALLMDPKSPVNAN; encoded by the coding sequence ATGAAAAGAACCACTTTGTTCGTACTCATGACGGCAGCAGCCGGAGTTCTTGGCGGCTGTGCGGGCATGAATCAATCCGCCTCCACGAGCGGCAATCCTTTCGAAACCGCATCGTTCCAAAGCGTCCTGAAAAACGATTTTGCACCGAAGGGCCAAGCCAAACTCGACCGACTGGTGCAGACCAAGCAGCAATACGAGTGCTCCAAGTACGAGTATCTGGGCAAGCCGGTGCCAGCAGATGTCAGCAAAAAGCTGGAATCCGAAGCGATGGCAGGCATTGTCTATCCGAAGGATGGCAAGTTTCTGGGTGACTGGAAGGCTGGCCTGAAGATTGCTCAGGACGGTAAGGGCATGCAGTGGAGCGACGATCCCTCCAAGCCGAGCGGTGGTAACTGCCTGGCCTGTCATGAGATGGTCAAGAACGATCCTTCTCAGGGCAATATCGGTCCCTCGCTGGTGGATTACGGCAAGTTGCGCGGTAACAGTGAAGCGATCCTGAAGTACACCTGGGGTCGGATCTATGACTCTGCCGGTTTCAATGCCTGCAGCTGGATGCCGTCTTTTGGCGCACACAAGATCCTGACCGAGCAGCAGATGAAGGATGTCATGGCGCTTCTGATGGATCCGAAGTCGCCCGTCAACGCGAACTAA
- the soxB gene encoding thiosulfohydrolase SoxB, which produces MSLTRREFMGVLAAAAATGFPMTREATAAEVKSLYNPPKTGNVHFLHMTDSHAHLRPVYFREPNVNIGIAGMDGHLPHLVGTNYLKRVGFKPNTRESYGFTYLDFERAAKQYGKMGGYAHIATLVKQLKASRPGALLLDGGDTWQGTALSLWTKGQDMVDAQLKLGVDVMTAHWEFTYGQDRVKEIIEKDFKGKIDFVAQNVKTNDFGDPVFPNYVMKQMNGVQVAIIGQAFPYTPIANPGYLIPDWTFGIDTDHMQKVVKEVKQKGAQLVVVISHNGMDVDRKMATLVEGIDCIFGGHTHDGEAVAVEIRRPSGGMTLVTNAGSHGKFMGVMDFDVRGGKMVGYKYKLLPVFSELLPADPDMEALIAKVRAPYESKLTEVLAHTEGVLYRRGNFNGTWDQLVVDAMLAVRGGDLAFSPGFRWGGSLLPGAPITREDMMTQLAITYPYCTLSEMTGETVKNVMEDVCDNLFNPDPYYQQGGDMVRLGALEYSCAPKEKIGNRIQDMRLGGKPIDPKKTYKVAGWAPVQQASATPDNPPIWDIVEEYLKHQKVIKPLKVNEPKLIGVKGNPGLSNYSKMA; this is translated from the coding sequence ATGAGCCTGACCCGTCGTGAATTTATGGGCGTATTGGCGGCTGCTGCGGCCACTGGTTTTCCCATGACCCGCGAGGCAACTGCCGCGGAAGTCAAAAGCCTGTATAACCCGCCCAAGACTGGCAATGTGCATTTTTTGCACATGACGGATAGTCACGCGCATTTGCGCCCTGTTTATTTCCGCGAGCCGAATGTGAATATCGGAATCGCTGGTATGGATGGGCACCTGCCTCACCTGGTCGGTACGAACTACCTCAAGCGCGTGGGCTTCAAGCCCAATACCCGCGAGTCATACGGCTTCACCTATCTGGATTTCGAGCGCGCGGCCAAACAGTACGGCAAGATGGGCGGATACGCTCATATCGCGACCCTGGTCAAGCAGCTGAAGGCTTCGCGTCCCGGTGCCTTGCTTCTCGATGGTGGAGATACCTGGCAAGGTACGGCTCTGTCGCTGTGGACCAAGGGTCAGGACATGGTCGACGCGCAGCTGAAGCTTGGTGTGGACGTGATGACAGCCCACTGGGAGTTCACCTACGGCCAGGATCGCGTGAAAGAGATTATCGAAAAGGATTTCAAGGGCAAGATCGATTTTGTCGCTCAGAACGTCAAGACCAATGACTTCGGCGACCCGGTGTTCCCCAACTATGTGATGAAGCAGATGAATGGCGTTCAAGTCGCCATCATTGGCCAGGCTTTTCCCTACACCCCTATCGCCAATCCTGGCTATCTGATCCCCGACTGGACCTTCGGCATCGACACCGATCATATGCAGAAGGTGGTCAAGGAGGTCAAGCAGAAGGGCGCTCAGCTGGTCGTGGTCATCTCGCACAACGGAATGGACGTCGACCGCAAGATGGCCACTTTGGTCGAAGGGATTGACTGCATCTTCGGTGGCCATACGCACGATGGCGAGGCGGTCGCTGTAGAGATCCGTCGTCCGTCTGGTGGCATGACCCTGGTCACCAATGCAGGCTCTCACGGCAAGTTCATGGGCGTGATGGACTTTGACGTCCGTGGCGGCAAGATGGTCGGCTACAAGTACAAGTTGCTGCCCGTGTTCTCCGAGCTGCTGCCGGCGGATCCCGACATGGAAGCCTTGATTGCCAAGGTGCGCGCACCGTACGAAAGCAAACTGACCGAAGTGCTGGCGCACACCGAAGGCGTGCTGTATCGCCGAGGCAACTTCAACGGAACCTGGGATCAGCTGGTCGTCGATGCCATGCTGGCCGTTCGCGGCGGCGATCTGGCGTTCTCCCCGGGTTTCCGTTGGGGCGGAAGTCTTCTTCCTGGAGCGCCGATCACGCGCGAGGACATGATGACGCAGCTGGCCATCACCTACCCGTACTGCACCTTGTCCGAGATGACGGGCGAGACGGTCAAGAACGTGATGGAAGACGTCTGCGACAACCTGTTCAATCCCGATCCCTATTACCAGCAGGGCGGCGACATGGTGCGCCTTGGCGCGCTCGAGTACAGCTGCGCGCCGAAGGAGAAGATCGGTAACCGTATTCAGGACATGCGCCTGGGCGGCAAGCCGATCGACCCGAAGAAGACCTACAAGGTCGCGGGTTGGGCGCCCGTGCAGCAAGCCAGCGCGACGCCGGACAATCCCCCAATCTGGGACATCGTCGAGGAGTACCTGAAGCACCAGAAGGTGATCAAGCCCCTCAAGGTGAACGAGCCCAAGCTCATCGGCGTCAAGGGCAATCCGGGTCTGTCGAATTACAGCAAGATGGCCTGA